Within Oceanicoccus sp. KOV_DT_Chl, the genomic segment TAAAACGGGTGAGACGAGCAGGATGAAAAAAGTCATTGGAATCTTTGACCCACAACGCATCGTAACGTGCAGCATCAAATACCACTTCATCACCTTGCTCAAAGGAGTTCATGATATGAAAAATAAAGCAGGAAGGAATATCAAACCACTTCACATCAGCGTCAGTTCCCGTGCGCGGCATTACGCCAAAACGGGTAACGTGGCCATCATCCCATTTAAAGGGTAAACCACTACCAGCGACAGCAGAAAACCAGGAAAACCGCACCGGCATATCCATAAACACAACATAATTTTTTGTTACCGCAAAATCATGAATCATACTGGGACCGGACATAGTGATTGGCTCAACCTGCAGCATATTACCCGCAGCATCTGCGCGCATATACGTAAGGTAAGGCGCCATGACGTTGTACCCAAAGAAAATCAACTCACCGGTCTCGGGGTCAATTCTTGGGTGCGCTGTCATATTCCCGGTCAGCTTGCCGTCATAATTAAACACACCCTTGGTCGATAAATCGTCCGCATCCAATAAATACGGATAACCAAATTCACCCAAGGCCATTAACTCACCACCGTGATGAATCACTGATACTGCGCTGGTAGTATGTTCCGGCTTGGGCGCGCCAAAACCTGTTTTTTCTTTGCGGTATACCGGGGTATCGATATAACGATTGCGATACCACTTGGCTTCGCCATTCTCCAAACGCACGCCATGTACCATACCGTCGCCACCAAAAAAGTGATCAGCAATACCAGTAGATTCATTGGTGCCATTGCGAATATACAAGCCGCTCAACTCTGGTGGGATTGCACCTTCAACCACTAACTTGGTTTCAGTGACTTCTTCGCTGACAGGTCTGAAATTTCCCTGTTGCCAAAACTTTGTTATCGGCTCCTCTTTTGTGCAACCCGTCATTACCGAGGTGGCAGCAACGCCCATAGCACCTAATCCACTATATTGAAGAAAATCTCTACGTTTCATCAGTCACACTCCAGTTCTTTTGACAGCTTGTTAAATAGTCTTTTGCTAAATTTTCAGTACTGCCATGGTTAAACGGGATGCACAGACTTTTCTATCTGCGGCATCAAAGATATTAATTTCCCACACTTGGGTCGACCGTCCAATGTGTATCGGCTTGGCGATGGCGGTAACTAATCCTTCACGCACACTGCGCAAATGATTAGCATTAATATCCAAACCGACACATCCATAGCCTGGCTCTGCAGCCATTTGTGCAGCAAAACTACCTACCGTTTCCGCTAGAGCTACGGAAGCACCACCATGCAAAATACCCATCGGTTGGTGATTGCGATGATCCACTGGCATGGTGGCTACGACATAATCCTCACCCACTTCGGTGAAATGTATATCAAGTGTTGCCGCCAAAGTATTGAGCGAAAAACCGTTTGCTTCTTCAACAGAAATCGGACTTTTCCAAATCGACATCAGCTTACTCCTGCAATCAATTCTTCAGTTTTATCCCACAAGGCTTTAGCGTTATCACTATCAAGTGCATAGTCACAATAACCTGCCAGCGCGTGACTTTGATCCAACTCCACCCCGACATGACAATCTTCAAGATAATATCCGCCCTGCCCTTGCAACTGCGGACTTACCGCCGCCCACACCGTTGTTGCCGCACCGACTGCTACCGGTTTCACTTTCATCCCCGGTGCCGCCATTGCCGATAAATCTTCCGGTTTTAAGTAGCGCGCCAGATCAGTAAATATCACACCGGGATGCACAGCATTTACAGTAATATTGAATGCTGCTAATTGTCGGTGCAGTTCTGTAGCAAAAAGCGCATTCGCTGTTTTCGACGCGCCATAGGCGAGCCAATTATTATATTCCCGCGCTTGCCAATTCAAATCGGCCA encodes:
- a CDS encoding carotenoid oxygenase family protein; this translates as MKRRDFLQYSGLGAMGVAATSVMTGCTKEEPITKFWQQGNFRPVSEEVTETKLVVEGAIPPELSGLYIRNGTNESTGIADHFFGGDGMVHGVRLENGEAKWYRNRYIDTPVYRKEKTGFGAPKPEHTTSAVSVIHHGGELMALGEFGYPYLLDADDLSTKGVFNYDGKLTGNMTAHPRIDPETGELIFFGYNVMAPYLTYMRADAAGNMLQVEPITMSGPSMIHDFAVTKNYVVFMDMPVRFSWFSAVAGSGLPFKWDDGHVTRFGVMPRTGTDADVKWFDIPSCFIFHIMNSFEQGDEVVFDAARYDALWVKDSNDFFHPARLTRFSMNMKTGKASVNQIYEKAMEFPQVNRQKWTQPYRYGYSLAVDEVNDTPDLIEQSEGGIRKYDLQTGEVDAYMPGVEYTPGEAIFIPAQESGGGEDEGYLVSFIYDKNTRTSDFCILDATNVSAGPIAKVKLPVRVPVGFHGVWVPDSAMS
- a CDS encoding hotdog fold thioesterase, with product MSIWKSPISVEEANGFSLNTLAATLDIHFTEVGEDYVVATMPVDHRNHQPMGILHGGASVALAETVGSFAAQMAAEPGYGCVGLDINANHLRSVREGLVTAIAKPIHIGRSTQVWEINIFDAADRKVCASRLTMAVLKI
- a CDS encoding SDR family NAD(P)-dependent oxidoreductase; this encodes MFTQSLIPRLKASAPARIVVLTSGAHKLANVDLADLNWQAREYNNWLAYGASKTANALFATELHRQLAAFNITVNAVHPGVIFTDLARYLKPEDLSAMAAPGMKVKPVAVGAATTVWAAVSPQLQGQGGYYLEDCHVGVELDQSHALAGYCDYALDSDNAKALWDKTEELIAGVS